In Enterobacter sp. 638, a single window of DNA contains:
- the artJ gene encoding arginine ABC transporter substrate-binding protein ArtJ, with protein MKKYVLAALLATFAAGASAADKISFGVSATYPPFESLDASNQIVGFDIDLAKALCKQMQADCTFTNHAFDSLIPALKFKKYDAVISGMDITPDRSKQVSFTDPYYANSAVVIAKKDTYKSFAELKGKRIGMENGTTHQKYLQDQHPEVKTVAYDSYQNAIIDLKNGRIDGVFGDTAVVNEWLKTNPQLGKATEKVTDAQYFGTGLGIAVRPDNKALLEKLNGALKAIKADGTYQKISDQWFPQ; from the coding sequence ATGAAAAAGTACGTTCTGGCCGCATTACTGGCAACTTTCGCCGCTGGCGCATCAGCCGCAGATAAAATCAGCTTCGGCGTTTCCGCCACCTATCCGCCATTTGAATCGCTGGATGCCAGCAATCAGATCGTGGGTTTTGATATCGACCTGGCGAAAGCGCTGTGCAAACAAATGCAGGCCGACTGCACTTTTACCAACCACGCGTTCGACAGCCTGATCCCGGCGCTGAAATTTAAAAAATACGATGCGGTCATTTCCGGCATGGACATCACGCCAGATCGTAGCAAACAGGTCTCTTTCACCGACCCGTACTACGCTAACTCTGCGGTCGTTATTGCGAAAAAAGACACCTACAAATCCTTCGCCGAGCTGAAAGGCAAACGCATCGGGATGGAAAATGGCACCACGCACCAGAAATATCTGCAGGACCAACATCCTGAAGTCAAAACCGTGGCTTACGATAGCTACCAGAACGCGATTATCGACCTGAAAAATGGCCGTATTGATGGTGTGTTTGGCGATACCGCCGTGGTGAATGAGTGGCTGAAAACCAACCCTCAGTTGGGTAAAGCGACGGAAAAAGTGACCGACGCGCAGTACTTTGGTACAGGCCTTGGCATCGCGGTTCGCCCGGATAACAAAGCCCTACTGGAAAAACTGAACGGCGCGCTGAAAGCGATTAAAGCCGACGGCACTTACCAGAAAATCAGTGACCAGTGGTTCCCACAATAA
- a CDS encoding YbjO family protein, whose amino-acid sequence MFFREVKTLGFFTKSRQAHARLNVPAFVQVAALAIIMIRCLDLVMLFNMLGLRGVGEFIHRSVQTWNLTLVFMGSLALVFVEIYCAFSLAKGRNWARWVFLLTQVIATGYLWAASIGYGYPELFSIAGESKRDIFRSLMLQKLPDLLVLFLLFVPASSRRFFRLQ is encoded by the coding sequence CTGTTTTTCAGGGAAGTAAAAACATTGGGATTCTTTACTAAATCGCGACAAGCACATGCTCGCCTGAACGTACCTGCTTTTGTGCAGGTAGCGGCGCTCGCCATTATCATGATCCGCTGTCTGGATTTGGTGATGCTGTTTAATATGCTGGGTCTGCGCGGCGTGGGGGAATTTATCCATCGCAGCGTGCAAACGTGGAATTTAACGCTCGTTTTTATGGGCAGCCTGGCGCTGGTTTTCGTTGAGATCTACTGCGCTTTTTCCCTGGCGAAAGGGCGTAACTGGGCGCGGTGGGTGTTTCTGCTAACGCAGGTGATTGCCACCGGCTATCTTTGGGCTGCGTCGATCGGCTATGGTTATCCCGAGCTGTTCAGTATTGCCGGTGAGTCGAAACGGGACATTTTCCGCTCGCTGATGCTGCAAAAACTTCCGGATCTGCTGGTGCTTTTCCTCCTCTTTGTTCCCGCTTCCAGTCGACGGTTTTTTCGTCTGCAATAA
- the potI gene encoding putrescine ABC transporter permease PotI encodes MNNLPVVRSPWRILILVLSFTFLYAPMLMLVIYSFNSSKLVTVWAGWSTRWYGELFRDSAMMSAVGLSLTIAACAATMACVLGTIAALVMVRFGRFRGSTGFAFMITAPLVMPDVITGLSLLLLFVALAHAIGWPADRGMLTIWLAHVTFCTAYVAVVISSRLRELDHSIEEAAMDLGATPVKVFFIITLPMIMPAVISGWLLAFTLSLDDLVIASFVSGPGATTLPMLVFSSVRMGVNPEINALASIILGVVGVVGFIAWLLMARAEKQRVRDIQRARRG; translated from the coding sequence ATGAATAATTTACCGGTCGTACGCTCTCCGTGGCGCATTCTGATTCTGGTACTGAGCTTCACGTTCCTTTATGCCCCGATGTTGATGCTGGTCATCTACTCGTTTAACAGTTCCAAACTGGTGACCGTCTGGGCGGGCTGGTCGACGCGCTGGTACGGCGAACTGTTCCGTGATAGCGCCATGATGAGCGCGGTGGGGTTAAGCCTGACGATTGCCGCCTGCGCAGCCACCATGGCCTGCGTACTCGGTACGATTGCCGCGCTGGTGATGGTGCGATTCGGTCGCTTCCGCGGCTCGACGGGCTTTGCATTTATGATTACGGCTCCGCTGGTTATGCCGGACGTCATTACCGGTTTGTCGCTGCTGCTGCTGTTTGTCGCCCTCGCGCATGCGATTGGCTGGCCGGCGGATCGTGGCATGTTGACCATCTGGCTGGCGCACGTCACTTTCTGCACAGCCTATGTGGCGGTGGTGATTTCATCGCGTCTGCGTGAGCTGGACCATTCGATTGAAGAGGCGGCGATGGACCTCGGTGCCACGCCGGTGAAAGTGTTTTTCATCATCACGCTGCCGATGATTATGCCTGCGGTGATCTCCGGTTGGCTGCTGGCATTCACGCTGTCGCTCGACGATTTGGTGATCGCCAGCTTTGTTTCCGGGCCTGGCGCGACGACGCTGCCGATGCTGGTTTTCTCCAGCGTGCGCATGGGGGTTAACCCTGAGATCAACGCGCTGGCGTCAATCATTTTAGGTGTTGTTGGCGTGGTGGGTTTTATCGCCTGGTTACTGATGGCGCGCGCGGAAAAACAGCGCGTGCGTGATATCCAGCGTGCAAGACGCGGCTGA
- the artM gene encoding arginine ABC transporter permease ArtM: protein MLEYLPELMKGLHTSLTLTVASIVVALILALIFTIVLTLKTPVLVWIVRAYITLFTGTPLLVQIFLIYYGPGQFPTLQEYPVIWHLLSEPWLCALIALSLNSAAYTTQLFYGAIRAIPEGQWQSCGALGMSKKDTLAILLPYAFKRALSSYSNEVVLVFKSTSLAYTITLMEVMGHGQLLYGRTYDVMVFGAAGLVYLIVNGLLTLMMRLIENKALAFERRN, encoded by the coding sequence ATGCTTGAGTATTTACCTGAGCTGATGAAAGGGCTGCACACCAGCCTGACGCTGACCGTGGCGTCCATCGTGGTGGCTCTGATTCTGGCGCTGATTTTTACCATCGTTCTGACGCTCAAAACGCCGGTGCTGGTGTGGATTGTTCGCGCGTACATCACGCTGTTTACGGGTACGCCGCTGCTGGTGCAGATCTTCCTGATTTACTACGGTCCGGGCCAGTTCCCGACGCTGCAGGAATACCCGGTTATCTGGCATCTGCTGTCTGAACCCTGGCTTTGCGCGTTGATTGCCCTGTCGCTAAACAGTGCGGCGTATACCACACAGCTTTTCTATGGCGCGATCCGCGCCATTCCGGAAGGCCAGTGGCAATCCTGCGGCGCTCTGGGGATGAGCAAGAAAGACACGCTGGCGATCCTGCTGCCGTATGCGTTTAAACGCGCGCTCTCTTCCTATTCCAACGAAGTGGTGCTGGTGTTTAAAAGCACCTCTTTGGCTTACACCATCACATTGATGGAAGTAATGGGTCACGGACAGCTGCTGTACGGTCGCACCTATGACGTCATGGTGTTTGGTGCGGCAGGTCTGGTTTATCTGATTGTGAACGGTCTGCTGACGCTGATGATGCGTCTTATCGAGAACAAAGCGCTGGCCTTTGAGCGCAGGAATTAA
- a CDS encoding response regulator transcription factor, whose protein sequence is MAAAKQILLVEDDGDIASLLRLHLEDEGYVITHEVDGAKALLLLEQAQWDAVILDLMLPHVDGLEICRRIRQLTRYLPIIIISARSSETDRITGLETGADDYLAKPFSVQELIARIKALFRRQQAMGLAQTNGQIYAHGLALDPLLRSVQLNGKEVVLTPREFELLYFFARHPGEVFSRLALLEQVWGYQHEGYEHTVNTHINRLRIKIEKDAAEPEIIRTVWGKGYKFAELTYDAAV, encoded by the coding sequence ATGGCGGCGGCAAAACAGATTCTGCTGGTGGAAGACGACGGCGATATCGCGTCTCTCCTGCGTTTACATCTTGAAGACGAAGGTTACGTCATCACCCATGAGGTCGACGGTGCCAAAGCGTTGCTGCTGCTTGAGCAGGCGCAATGGGATGCGGTGATCCTCGATCTGATGTTGCCTCACGTTGACGGGCTGGAGATTTGTCGTCGCATTCGCCAGCTCACCCGATATCTGCCCATCATTATTATCAGCGCCCGCAGCAGCGAAACCGACCGCATCACGGGGCTGGAAACCGGCGCGGATGATTATCTGGCTAAACCCTTTTCCGTGCAGGAGCTGATTGCCCGTATTAAAGCGCTGTTTCGTCGCCAGCAGGCGATGGGGTTGGCGCAAACCAACGGGCAAATTTATGCACACGGCCTGGCGCTGGATCCGCTTTTGCGCAGCGTACAGTTGAACGGGAAAGAGGTGGTGCTCACCCCACGCGAATTTGAGCTGCTGTATTTCTTTGCCCGACATCCCGGCGAGGTTTTCTCGCGTCTGGCTTTGCTTGAGCAGGTCTGGGGCTATCAGCACGAAGGCTACGAACACACCGTCAACACCCATATCAACCGCCTGCGGATCAAGATAGAAAAAGACGCCGCCGAGCCGGAAATCATTCGTACCGTCTGGGGCAAAGGCTATAAATTTGCGGAGTTGACTTATGACGCGGCGGTTTAG
- the artI gene encoding arginine ABC transporter substrate-binding protein ArtI, with the protein MKKVLIAALLASISLSATAAQTIRFATEASYPPFESIDANNKIVGFDVDLANALCKEIDATCTFANQSFDSLIPSLKFKRIDAVMAGMDITPEREKQVLFSTPYYDNSALFIGQKGKFASIDLLKGKKVGVQNGTTHQKFIMDKHPEITTVPYDSYQNAKLDLQNGRIDAVFGDTAVVTEWLKANDKLAPVGDKVTDKDYFGTGLGIAVRQGNTELQQKFNAALEKVKKDGTYETIYAKWFQK; encoded by the coding sequence ATGAAAAAAGTATTGATTGCCGCACTGCTTGCTAGCATCAGCCTTTCCGCTACCGCAGCACAGACCATCCGCTTTGCCACTGAAGCCTCGTATCCTCCGTTTGAGTCTATCGATGCGAACAACAAAATTGTCGGCTTTGACGTGGACCTGGCCAACGCGCTGTGTAAAGAGATCGACGCGACCTGCACCTTCGCCAACCAGTCTTTCGATAGCCTGATCCCAAGCCTGAAATTCAAGCGCATCGACGCAGTGATGGCCGGTATGGACATCACCCCGGAGCGTGAAAAACAGGTTCTGTTCTCAACGCCTTACTACGACAACTCCGCCCTGTTCATCGGTCAGAAAGGCAAATTTGCCTCTATTGATCTGCTGAAAGGCAAAAAAGTCGGCGTACAGAACGGCACGACGCACCAGAAATTTATCATGGATAAACATCCGGAAATCACCACCGTGCCTTACGACAGCTACCAGAATGCGAAACTGGATCTGCAAAATGGTCGTATCGACGCGGTCTTTGGTGATACTGCGGTAGTCACCGAATGGCTGAAAGCCAACGATAAGCTGGCGCCAGTCGGCGATAAAGTGACCGATAAAGATTACTTCGGTACGGGTCTGGGCATCGCGGTACGTCAGGGCAACACTGAATTGCAGCAGAAATTCAACGCTGCTCTCGAAAAAGTGAAAAAAGACGGCACCTACGAAACCATCTATGCCAAATGGTTCCAGAAGTAA
- a CDS encoding HAMP domain-containing sensor histidine kinase, whose translation MTRRFSLSQRLTLLFILLLMLSAAVACVVQLYTSMQYGNAMVQRLSGGLAQQIAQREPILDAQGKVDRSRLKPLFDRLMTFNPSVELYVISPDGELLADAAPPGHIQRQRIAIAPLQNFLSGETWPVYGDDPRSLDKQKVFSATPLRQDGQLRGYLYIILQGEEFNALADMAWHKTLWSTAMWSLLLVALFGLLAGLLVRYWVTQPVKRLTAEVSGLEQDSISAIKQLADQPLENSTGDEVTLLRNTFIELARKITSQWDQLADSDRQRREFIANISHDLRTPLTSLLGYLETLSMKSATLTAEESQKYLATALRQGQKVRHLSQQLFELARLEYGGIKPQRERFAMGELISDVAQKFELTAQTRELRLHIDVPGRLPLVNADVSMIERVVTNLLDNAMRHTPAGGDIRLAVWQENQQLQVEVTDSGPGIAAALRDDLFQRPSALSQQASRENRGGLGLLIVKRMLELHGGGINLMEAASGARFRFYVPL comes from the coding sequence ATGACGCGGCGGTTTAGCCTCAGCCAGCGGCTCACGCTGCTGTTTATTCTGTTGCTGATGCTTAGCGCGGCCGTGGCCTGCGTGGTGCAGCTCTACACCAGCATGCAGTACGGCAACGCCATGGTTCAGCGCCTGTCGGGCGGGCTGGCGCAGCAGATTGCCCAGCGCGAGCCGATTCTTGATGCGCAAGGCAAGGTCGATCGCAGTCGTCTTAAACCGCTTTTCGATCGGCTGATGACCTTCAACCCCAGCGTTGAGCTGTATGTGATTTCGCCGGACGGCGAGCTGCTGGCCGATGCGGCCCCGCCGGGGCACATTCAGCGGCAACGCATTGCGATTGCGCCGCTGCAAAATTTCCTTAGCGGCGAAACGTGGCCGGTGTATGGCGACGATCCGCGCAGTCTCGATAAGCAAAAAGTCTTCAGCGCCACGCCGCTTCGTCAGGACGGCCAGCTTCGCGGCTATTTGTACATCATCCTGCAAGGTGAAGAATTTAACGCGCTCGCGGACATGGCCTGGCACAAAACGCTGTGGAGCACCGCGATGTGGTCGTTGCTGCTGGTGGCCCTGTTTGGCCTGCTGGCGGGCCTGCTGGTGCGCTATTGGGTGACACAACCGGTCAAGCGACTGACGGCAGAAGTCTCCGGCCTGGAGCAGGACAGCATCAGCGCGATTAAACAGCTTGCAGACCAGCCGCTCGAAAACAGCACGGGTGATGAGGTGACGCTGCTGCGCAACACCTTTATCGAACTGGCGCGCAAGATTACGTCCCAGTGGGATCAGCTGGCCGACAGTGACCGCCAGCGCCGGGAGTTTATCGCCAATATTTCTCACGATTTGCGCACGCCGCTCACTTCGCTGTTGGGGTATCTGGAGACGCTGTCGATGAAATCCGCGACCCTGACGGCAGAAGAGAGCCAGAAGTATCTGGCCACGGCGCTGCGACAGGGGCAAAAGGTGCGGCATCTTTCGCAGCAGCTGTTTGAACTGGCGCGCCTGGAATATGGCGGCATCAAACCGCAGCGCGAACGCTTTGCGATGGGCGAGCTGATTTCCGACGTAGCGCAGAAGTTCGAGCTGACCGCGCAGACTCGCGAGCTTCGCCTGCATATTGATGTGCCTGGGCGGCTGCCGCTGGTCAATGCTGACGTCTCGATGATCGAGCGGGTGGTGACGAATCTGCTGGATAACGCCATGCGGCACACGCCTGCGGGCGGTGATATTCGCCTGGCGGTGTGGCAGGAAAATCAGCAATTGCAGGTAGAAGTGACGGACAGCGGACCGGGAATTGCGGCGGCGTTACGGGACGATCTATTCCAGCGCCCGTCTGCGCTGAGTCAGCAGGCATCGCGAGAAAATCGTGGTGGCTTAGGGCTGCTGATCGTGAAAAGGATGCTGGAGCTGCATGGCGGCGGGATTAACCTGATGGAAGCGGCGAGCGGGGCGCGTTTCCGCTTTTATGTACCGTTGTAA
- the potH gene encoding putrescine ABC transporter permease PotH — MSTLEPPVREPKTSGFAKWLTHMQMAHGRKLVIAMPYVWLILLFLLPFLIVFKISLAEMARAIPPYTNLMEWADGTLTIALNLGNYLQLTDDPLYFEAYLQSLQIAAVSTICCLAIGYPLAWAVAHSKPSTRNILLLLVILPSWTSFLIRVYAWMGILKNNGVLNNFLLWLGVIDQPLTILHTNLAVYIGIVYAYLPFMVLPIYTALTRIDYSLVEASLDLGARPLKTFFNVIVPLTKGGIIAGSMLVFIPAVGEFVIPELLGGPDSIMIGRVLWQEFFNNRDWPVASAVAIVMLLLLIVPIMWFHKHQQKQMGGNG, encoded by the coding sequence ATGAGTACACTTGAACCCCCTGTCCGCGAGCCTAAAACCAGCGGATTCGCGAAATGGCTGACGCATATGCAGATGGCGCATGGCCGCAAGCTGGTGATCGCTATGCCGTATGTGTGGCTGATCCTGCTGTTCCTGCTGCCGTTCCTGATTGTCTTCAAGATCAGTCTCGCCGAAATGGCGCGGGCGATCCCGCCGTATACCAATCTGATGGAGTGGGCGGACGGAACGCTGACGATCGCGCTGAATTTGGGCAATTACCTGCAGCTCACCGACGATCCGCTCTATTTCGAAGCCTATTTGCAGTCATTGCAGATAGCTGCGGTGTCGACGATCTGCTGTCTGGCGATCGGCTATCCGCTTGCGTGGGCGGTGGCGCATAGCAAACCGTCGACGCGCAATATTTTGCTGCTGCTGGTGATTCTGCCGTCCTGGACCTCGTTTCTGATCCGCGTGTACGCATGGATGGGGATCCTGAAAAACAACGGTGTGCTGAATAATTTCTTGCTGTGGCTCGGCGTTATCGATCAGCCGCTGACGATATTGCACACCAATCTGGCGGTGTATATCGGCATTGTGTACGCCTATCTGCCGTTTATGGTTCTGCCGATTTATACGGCGCTGACGCGTATTGATTACTCGCTGGTCGAAGCCTCACTGGATCTCGGTGCCCGTCCGCTGAAAACGTTTTTCAACGTGATTGTCCCGCTTACCAAAGGCGGCATTATCGCGGGGTCAATGCTGGTGTTTATCCCGGCGGTCGGTGAGTTTGTTATCCCGGAACTGCTCGGCGGCCCGGACAGCATCATGATTGGTCGCGTGCTGTGGCAGGAGTTCTTTAACAACCGTGACTGGCCGGTGGCCTCTGCGGTCGCGATTGTCATGCTGCTGTTGCTGATCGTGCCAATCATGTGGTTCCACAAGCATCAGCAAAAACAGATGGGAGGTAACGGATGA
- the artQ gene encoding arginine ABC transporter permease ArtQ, which translates to MNEFFPLASAAGMTVGLAVCALIIGLALAMVFAVWESAKWRPIAWIGSALVTVLRGLPEILVVLFIYFGSSQLLLTLSDGFTLNLGFAQIPVQMQIENFDVSPFLCGVIALSLLYSAYASQTLRGALKAVPIGQWESGQALGLSKTAIFFRLVMPQMWRHALPGLGNQWLVLLKDTALVSLISVNDLMLQTKSIATRTQEPFTWYIVAAAIYLVITLLSQYVLKRIDLRATRFERRPG; encoded by the coding sequence ATGAACGAATTTTTTCCTCTAGCAAGCGCCGCCGGGATGACCGTCGGCCTTGCCGTTTGTGCACTCATTATCGGCCTGGCGCTGGCGATGGTCTTTGCGGTGTGGGAGTCAGCGAAATGGCGCCCAATCGCATGGATTGGCTCCGCGCTGGTCACTGTCCTGCGCGGACTACCAGAAATTCTGGTGGTCCTGTTTATCTATTTCGGCTCTTCACAGCTGCTGCTGACGCTGTCTGACGGCTTCACGCTAAACCTGGGTTTTGCCCAGATTCCCGTGCAAATGCAGATCGAGAACTTTGACGTCAGCCCGTTCCTGTGCGGCGTGATCGCGCTTTCTCTGCTCTATTCCGCCTACGCGTCGCAAACGCTACGCGGTGCACTGAAAGCGGTTCCGATTGGGCAGTGGGAATCCGGTCAGGCGTTGGGTTTATCTAAGACGGCGATTTTCTTCCGTCTGGTGATGCCGCAGATGTGGCGTCATGCCCTGCCGGGCCTGGGAAATCAGTGGCTGGTATTGCTGAAAGATACCGCGCTGGTTAGCCTGATAAGCGTGAACGATTTAATGCTACAGACCAAAAGCATTGCCACCCGCACCCAGGAGCCCTTCACCTGGTATATCGTTGCGGCGGCTATCTACCTGGTGATCACGTTGCTGAGTCAGTACGTTCTGAAACGCATTGACCTACGCGCCACGCGCTTTGAACGGAGACCCGGCTGA
- the rlmC gene encoding 23S rRNA (uracil(747)-C(5))-methyltransferase RlmC encodes MQCALFDAGRCRSCQWIEQPVSQQLSAKMTDLQQLLAAHPVAEWCAPVSGPEQGFRNKAKMVVSGSVEKPLLGMLHRDGTPEDLTDCPLYPASFEPVFAALKPFIARAGLTPYNVERKRGELKYLLLTESQLDGGMMLRFILRSEAKLEQLRAALPWLQQQLPQLKVITANIQPVHMAIMEGEREVFFTDQQALAERFNDVPLWIRPHSFFQTNPTVASQLYATARDWVRALNIHHMWDLFCGVGGFGLHCATPQMTLTGIEISPEAIACAKQSAAQLGLTDLHFQALDSAEFATGQGRVPELVLVNPPRRGIGKTLCDYLSQMAPDFIIYSSCNAQTMAKDFGHLPGYRVERVQLFDMFPHTAHYEVLTLLVKS; translated from the coding sequence ATGCAGTGCGCACTCTTTGATGCCGGTCGTTGCCGCTCCTGTCAGTGGATAGAGCAGCCGGTCTCCCAACAACTCTCTGCCAAAATGACCGATTTGCAGCAGTTACTTGCTGCGCACCCGGTGGCGGAGTGGTGCGCACCCGTCAGCGGGCCGGAGCAGGGCTTTCGCAATAAAGCCAAAATGGTGGTGAGTGGGAGCGTCGAAAAACCGCTGCTGGGGATGTTGCATCGCGACGGTACGCCAGAAGATTTGACCGACTGTCCGCTCTATCCTGCTTCGTTTGAGCCGGTCTTCGCGGCGCTGAAACCCTTTATCGCTCGCGCGGGTTTAACGCCCTATAACGTCGAGCGCAAACGCGGTGAACTTAAATACCTGCTGTTAACCGAAAGCCAGCTCGACGGCGGAATGATGCTGCGCTTTATTCTGCGTTCCGAAGCCAAACTTGAACAACTGCGCGCGGCGCTACCGTGGCTACAGCAGCAGTTACCGCAGCTGAAAGTGATCACGGCGAATATTCAGCCAGTGCATATGGCGATTATGGAAGGGGAGAGAGAGGTTTTCTTCACCGACCAGCAGGCGCTGGCGGAACGCTTTAACGACGTCCCGCTGTGGATCCGCCCGCACAGTTTCTTCCAGACCAACCCGACGGTGGCGAGTCAGCTCTATGCCACAGCGCGCGACTGGGTTCGGGCGCTAAATATCCATCATATGTGGGATTTATTCTGTGGCGTTGGCGGCTTTGGCCTGCACTGTGCTACGCCGCAGATGACGCTGACAGGGATTGAGATTTCACCAGAGGCCATTGCCTGCGCCAAACAATCTGCTGCGCAATTAGGCTTAACCGATCTGCATTTTCAGGCGCTCGATTCTGCTGAGTTCGCCACCGGCCAGGGGCGCGTGCCTGAACTGGTGCTGGTGAATCCTCCGCGTCGGGGCATCGGTAAAACGCTGTGCGATTACCTGAGCCAGATGGCGCCTGACTTCATCATCTATTCCAGCTGTAACGCTCAGACCATGGCAAAGGATTTTGGCCATTTGCCGGGCTACCGTGTAGAGCGCGTGCAGCTTTTCGATATGTTCCCGCATACCGCGCACTACGAAGTGTTGACGCTGCTCGTTAAATCTTAA